In Heterodontus francisci isolate sHetFra1 unplaced genomic scaffold, sHetFra1.hap1 HAP1_SCAFFOLD_2232, whole genome shotgun sequence, the genomic stretch ggcgggggagcactCTGACTGGAGGCGATCATGTTCcaaactctgaatagatcccggtaaaagacaggcaactccctcagagaggcgcagctaatggactccaccgggagctgcatgtcatcttgaaggcagtgacagtggcggaaaaatacatcgccagcgcactccatctgggaggatgctcaatGTACAGGTAtccctgcagggtccgaaggcggagagccgCAGCCaaggtgcggatgcacaccagcgactggctgccctcctcaatcgggagactcaggaccgcagcagagacccagtgtttcctcttgccccagaagaaactgatgactttcttctggatcttggtggcgaatgcagggggcggggccaaattggccaaccggtaccacagcatcgaggccaccagttggtttatgaccaacactcggcccctgtaggaaagcactcggagcagtcctgtccagcacccaAGCCGATTGGTGATGTTCGCCTCGAACTCCtgtcagtttgccggccaggcatcCTCAGCGGGGCTATGGTGGacccccagatagaggaggtgcgtggtgctccacgcaaaaggtgtcatctcctccggcagggagtccacccgccactgacccaccaggagaccagaacatttctcccaactgATCTTTGCAGAGGACGCAGcagaaaggtctgctggcagtcgcgcatcctccgcaagtcaacgggatctgtgaccacgaggagcatgTCATCGGCGTAAGCTGAGAGGACAACCCAAAAGGcctgctcgcgcagagccaatcccgtcaacctcctgtgaaggaggcacaggaacggctccacgcagatggtatacaattggctggacatggggcatccctgacgcactcctctcccaaagcgaaggggcgccgtcagggacctgttaactttgaccagacactctgcggcggcgtataaaagtcaaaCCCGAGCCACAAAATGCGGGCCGATTCCAAAGcgcgcagagtcctgaaaaggtattcatgatccaccctgtcgaacgccttctcctgatcgagggagagaaaggcgactgactgaccagtcctctggcaaagatggatcaggtcccggaccaggtggttgTTGTCCTGGGTGGACCGGCCCGGgatcgtgtaggactggtcggggtggatcatgtgggccagcacggagcccaggcgggtagacatagcccgggcaaagatcttacaatcagtgctgaggagggagactggacgccagtttttaagcaggcagagatcgcccctctttggcagcaggacgatgaccgccctgcaccacgagaggggcatctccccggtcgccaggcttttccccaggacccgcgcgtaatgttccccaggacatcccagaacgtcctgaggaactccacggtcagcccgtccagccctggggatttgcccctcgagagctggtggagggcgccagtcagctccgccaacgtgagtggAGCCACCAATCctgcggcgccctccgggctgacctgctgcaggtcctcccacaaaactctgcgcgcatcctcactggagggatccagagagaacaacgcactgtaataagtacggaccaggaggcccattccctctggctccgtgatggaggatccgtcatctgccagcagctcaacgagctgcttatggaccccccaccatttttccagcgagtagaagaagggtgaggcgcggtccaaatctttcaGGATCTGGATCCATGACCTCATGTATGTGccttgggaccctatgagctgcaggtccctcagcgcgcccttcttctctttgtacgcctgccacaggaccgggtccgcgacggcatgaccgaggcgggactccaagtcgagcatctCCCTCTCCAGgcgccgatctcggcttcccgcctcttggtcaacccctttgtgcactcctgacagaagacacggatgtgagtcttgtccacatcccaccatagcctcaaggagaggAAGGcctcctgcttccttctccagtctgcccagaatcgacagaatgagtcccggaatcgctcgtcctccagcagccggttgttaaagtgccagtacgcggaccctgcccgcgagcggaatgaactccgcccacaccaggtggtggtccgagcacggcaccagccgcatggaggccgccgagatgcgggagacgtacgcctgcgaaaagtaaagGCGGTCCATTCggcaccctcctcctccagacctccacgtgaaggtgctggagtcgggatggagattctgccagacgtccaccaagttgagggagctgatcagtcccctcaacttctccaccgacgcttggccgtactggggaccggagcaatcccccacctcgagggaacGGTTAaaatccgccccccccccaccgccgaggatgatgcactcgccactatcgatggagctcaaaagagtggacacttcttcaaagaagcgtacttgcaacgcgccgggcatgGGCGCGTACATGTTCACAAAGTGGGAGCGGCATGCTACCCAGgctaacggcgaggtggagcaagcggcccggcactagctccttgacccccaagatctccggttgAAAGGTCGGGGCCAatgagatagccaccccactagaaataggggtgaggtgactcatgtagaccccaccctgccactccaggagccaggtggcttcgtctcccggaacggtgtgggtttcctgcagaatgctcaccgcgtatctcccttccctgaggactgcgagattatgaaatctgcggtgagaccccctgctgccgttaatgttgaggctggctatggttatcttcctgtcaaaggtacttaaaactgaCACcgacaccaacacctcactgtgaggagggagcggaagtgcacctggccttccactcccccagcaacccattgaggaacgcattaaattggtgcctctcaaccagtttcacacctGCGCCCTTGCCTGCTTTCTTGAGGACGGcacagacggactggatgatcagcgccagattcgaccaacggccgagggccagctgaacattATTGCGGCAACTCCTGCATGCCACGAGGAAATCCTGGAGTTCcgccatggggatgagaggagactcggtgggaggcatgagggactgcaccacctcactagcgatggaatcaaggtcgtcctccgagccccacaccgaatccccatcctcctctgggttgTCACCGCCAGTGGCTGACACACCCACCACATACTGTGGGGTGGCTgtcccggccacgccagctggtcccgcctccgtcacgatcccatccccaggattgatggcggaggagtccaCTCTGGGTTCTAGAattgaactggagcctgtgggcgccagcgttTCAGGAccaccctccacctccgtccccaggccaatgagatggaagtgcccgactccgCAAATCTAGCCGGGACCggagggtggagagaggaggccatctcctgtccTGTCAGCACCTACAGGACCAGCAGACCgggaattacacagattggcctCTGGGTTGATTACATCCCGGTTAGGAGTTTCGGGCTGTTGGGAGGGTGGCCCCTCACAGGTCTCACCCTcacccaggacacccgacccatcggccaaaggaatgatttctctcGTGGGGTCCATAGACTCCCCTACCAAGGGCGGATCCCCCACCTCGGGAGTTGACAAGATTACAGGGGCATCTCCCCCACCTCCGTTCCAAGGGGTGGAGGGTTTCCGCCCAGGGCTTGAGGCCCTGATCgtgctggtggcagggggaacctgaggacccacGCCAGGAGGTGGACCCCGTGGTTCAGGGCCTTCTTCAGAGTAAGGACGTCTCCTCCTCTTATTTCGGGAGGGGCGATGGGgcacagagacctccatgtcatcaggggcctctgcctccgcacccaccttttgcctggtcaccctgggcctgagcccaaccctgggacaggtggattccccgggagcgggccttgggctgagctcaggcttgggctgagccacggtgtccaggggacgtacctctcgatgtttatttttcttctgcgccttccttccacttggacgggcaccccCGCTCCCtgctggaggccgtgaaaaccacagcctccggcacCGACTGAAcagtatctggtggaggtgtacggggggtgggaggaggtgcaacgGCACCACCCTGGGCtgcgaggtggagttggcagccgggaggttgggacagttcttaggaacatgccccacccctttgcagacatggcaccgtgccccgtccaaggtccagaagacgtgttaggctgtcccctggaactctacattgaaatggccccCTGTATGAatagctggtggtggaaggagtacacctgccggaggctgttctcccgaagaccgagcgggactggggtgatccccgtctttacttcccccagatggtgcaggtggggaaggaggagctcaccagggttcAAGGGTGGGACATCTGACAAAATGATtcgttgcgcagtggcctccagggggtccactggcagaaaggtccggtccacggtgagccccttgttcagggCCAAGgataccgcccgctcggtcttcaggaaaaacacagccttcccgtacattttagaggcagcaacaatggccgaagggcctacAGCACTTCTATCTGACCCTGTTTTTTtaatgggagtgtttgatgggggcttTATTCTATATAGCCCATTTTTTTgtttgtttgatggggacagtgtagagggagctttactctgtatctaactccgtgctgtacctgtcctgggagctgaTTGATTTCACCTTGATGAGCACCAAGTTCACTCAAAAAATATGTGCTGGCAATTTCAGTAAATCTTTTGTGGAAGGAATGGAGGCATCCATTTCACTTAAGGGTCCCAGCAGTTAGTCAATAGCTGAGATAGATTGTTTAAACTGCTAAGACCATGATTAATCTCTTCAACTTCCTTAAGTGTTCCAGGTTGTTCAGTCTTCAGTGAGGAGAGTTTTGCTGCAGGAAAAAAATTAATGTAGTGACAAGGCATAGCAGATCAGTCTGACACCGCCACGGCCCCGGTGTGGCCCAGTGGTCCCTTCACCCTCCCCGACAGTTGAAAACTGCAGCTCCTCAATAGCTGCTGCTTGCACTGAGCTGCCACCAGGCTGTGCAGTTTGTATGACTGGCACAAAGGAGCACAAGTTACCACCCTCAAGGGGAAGCATGGAGTTTAATTGAGGAGCTATTTTAACTTGAGGTAACCTACGCTTGTGGGCAAGTGGCTTTCTGTGGGTTTTACAGTTAGAATCATatagtacaggaggaggccattcggcccatcacgccTGTGCATTCACCTTGAAAGAGCTTTCCATTTAGTCCCGcttccctctgctctttccccattgccctgtaagttGTTCCCCTTAAGTATTTATTCAGTTTTCCTTTTCAAAATGACTTGAATTTGGTTTCACCGCACTTGCAGGCAGCGTGATCCAGATTATCATAACCCGCGCCATTTAAAAAAAGTTGTCCTTagatcctctggttcttttgttaattaccttaaatctctccCCTCTGGTTACaactttcctgccagtggaaatagtttcaccTTATTTACTCTTGTCAAAACCCCTCCATTGGAACGGTCGCCATGAGCCCAATGTCCGATGGCTCCAGTTCTGTTAGCAGAGCAGGAAGAGGCAGAATGTCTATACTCAGAGCAGGCAGAGGAGAGGGGTCTGTACTCTGAGCAGGAAGTGGGCGGGTGCCTGTACTCGGAGCGGGAAGTGGACGGGTGTCTGTACCCGGAGCGGGAAGAGGAGGGATGTCTGTACCCGGAGCGGGAAGAGGATGGATGTCTGTACTCAGAGCAGGAAGTGGACTGGTGCCTGTACCCGGAGCAGGAAGTGGACTGGTGCCTGTACTCCAAGCAGGAAGAGGACGGGTGTCTATACCCGGAGCGGGAAGAGGATGGATGTCTGTACTCAGAGCAGGAAGAGGATGGATGTCTGTACTCAGAGCAGGAAGTGGACTGGTGCCTGTACCCGGAGCAGGAAGTGGACTGGTGCCTGTACTTCAAGCAGGAAGAGGACGGGTGTCTATACCCGGAGCGGGAAGAGGATGGATGTCTGTACTCAGAGCAGGAAGTGGACTGGTGCCTGTACCCGGTGCAGGAAGTGGACTGGTGCCTGTACTCCAAGCAGGAAGAGGACAGGTGTCTATACCCGGAGCGGGAAGAGGATGGATGTCTGTACTCGGAGCGGGAAGAGGATGGATGTCTGTACTCGGAGCGGGAAGAGGATGGATGTCTGTACTCAGAGCAGGAAGTGGACTGGTGCCTGTACCCGGAGCAGGAAGTGGACTGGTGCCTGTACCCGGAGCAGGAAGTGGACGGGCGTCTGTACTCAGAGCAGGAAGTAAGCGGGTGCCTGTACTCGGAGCAGGAAGAGGACGGGTGCCTGTACCCAGAGCAGGAAGTGGACTGGTGCCTGTACCCAGAGCAGGAAGTGGACGGGCATCTGTACCCGGAGCAGGAAGTGGGCTGGTGCCTGTACTCTGAGCAGGAAGTGGACAGGTGCCTGTGCCCAGGGCAGGAAGTGGACGGGTGTCTATACTCGGAGCAGGAAGTGAACGGATGCCTGTACTCGGAGCAGGAAGTGGACTGGTGCCTGTACTCGGAGCAGGAAGAGGACTGGTGCCTGTACCCGGAGCAGGAAGAGGACGGGCGTCTGTACCTGGAGCAGGAAGTGGACGGGTGTCTATACTTGGAGCGGGAAGAGGTCATTGTCTGTACTCGGAGCAGTAGGTGGGCGGGTGTCTGTATTCGGAGCGGGAAGAGGTCAGTGTCTGTACTCTGAGCGGGAGAGGACGGGTGTCTGTACTCTGAGCGGGAAGAGGACGGGTGTCTGTACTCGGAGCGGGAAGAGGACGGGTGTCGGTACTCTGAGCGGGAAGAGGACGGGTGTCTGTACTCGGAACGGGAAGAGGACGGGTGTCTGTACTCGGAGCGGGAAGTCGACGGATGTCTGTACTCGGAGCGGGAAGAGGACAGGTGTCGGTACTCGGAGCGGGAAGTTGA encodes the following:
- the LOC137360488 gene encoding involucrin-like; translated protein: MAPVLLAEQEEAECLYSEQAEERGLYSEQEVGGCLYSEREVDGCLYPEREEEGCLYPEREEDGCLYSEQEVDWCLYPEQEVDWCLYSKQEEDGCLYPEREEDGCLYSEQEEDGCLYSEQEVDWCLYPEQEVDWCLYFKQEEDGCLYPEREEDGCLYSEQEVDWCLYPVQEVDWCLYSKQEEDRCLYPEREEDGCLYSEREEDGCLYSEREEDGCLYSEQEVDWCLYPEQEVDWCLYPEQEVDGRLYSEQEVSGCLYSEQEEDGCLYPEQEVDWCLYPEQEVDGHLYPEQEVGWCLYSEQEVDRCLCPGQEVDGCLYSEQEVNGCLYSEQEVDWCLYSEQEEDWCLYPEQEEDGRLYLEQEVDGCLYLEREEVIVCTRSKDGCLYSEREEDGCRYSEREEDGCLYSEREEDGCLYSEREVDGCLYSEREEDRCRYSEREVDGCLYSEREVDGCLYSEREEDGCLYSEQEEDGCLYSEREEDGCLYSEREEDGCLYSEREEDGCRYPEREEDGCLYSEQEEDG